DNA sequence from the Streptomyces sp. MST-110588 genome:
TGGCCGGGTTGACGGCCCTGATGGCGATCGGCATCGGGGTGTACGCCGCCTACTCGGCCAGCAAACAGAAGGCGAAGGCCGCGACCGAGGAACTGGCCGACGCCCTGCGCAAGGAAAGGGAGGAGGGAGAGCAAGGGGCTGGACTGCGGACCCTGACGGAACAGCTCACGAACAGCGACGACGTCAAGAAGCTGAAGGACGCAGGGATCGACGTGGCGACCGCCATCGACGCGATCACGTCAGGCGGCGCGAAGCTCAAGAAGCTCAAGGACAAGCTGCATTTGCAGAAGGCGTCGACCTGGAAGATCGGCTCGTATGCGCCCGAGCCGGAGTGGGACGCTGCCAAGGAGGTCCTGGACAAGCAGCACAAGATCTGGAGCAACGCGGTCAAGCAGGAGAGCCAGCTTGCCGCGAGCATGGCGATCGTCAACAACAAGATCAAGAACAACCGGCGCGAGATGCGCGGCGCTTGGGATCTCACGCAGTCCCTGCCGACGGACAAGAACGGGAAGCCGCAGTTCACCGAGCAAATGGAGGCGATGGCCAAGTCTCTCGGCTCGATCGTCGACCCGGCGAGGGCGTGGAAGGCCGCGCAGGACAAGGTGGCCGAGGCCAACCGGAAAGCGGGCCGGTCGGCCGACGCGTCGAAGGCATCCCTATCGGACTACGTCGCGGAGCTGCGCAAGCAGCTCAAGGCACAGCGCGAGTTCCAGAAGAACCTGGGCGATCTGGCCGCCGCCGGTCGCCTCGGTCTGGCGGACCATTTCTCCGACCTCGGCCCTGACTCCGCGCCCATCCTCGACGAGCTGGTCAAGCAGCTCAAGAAGGGCAAGGGCAAGGTCGCCGACGAGCTGGAATCGATCATCCGGGAGTCGTCCGCCCGCTCGACTCCCGCTTTCCGCGCCGGCCTGGGGCAGTTACCCGCGATTTCAGCGAAGTACGGCAAGAAGGTAGCCGAAGCCTGGGCGGACGCGGCAGCCACCAATGACCCCAAAAAGCTCGCCCGCGTCATGCGGGACATGACCGTGGCCGACATGGAGACGGCGGCGAAGAAGCTGCCCAAGGCCGCAGCCGCGCAGCTCGAACAGGGCATGGGGCTCCTGGCGGACGTATCTGCCAGGTTCGGCAAGGAGGCGTCCACTTCGCTGGCGCAGTCCTTCCTCAAGGGGGACATCGGGGAAATCCGCTCGCAGCTCAACGCCCTGTACGGCGCGGACCTGCCGATCAAGGCGCCCGACCTGACGGGGGTCGTGGGCGCGTTCAAGGCGGCTGGGGTTCAGTCGAATTCCGAGTGGTCCGGGATGCTCAGCCTCATCGTTGCCGTGGCCCAGCAGAAGGGCACGGCAGCGGCATCGGCCCTGACCACCGCACTCCTGTCCGGTGACATGGCAGCGGTGCAGGCCCAGCTCGACTTCATCGGTGCGTCTGTGGGGCGTATCCCCGGAACGAAGACGATCACCGTGACCGTGACCAAGCCCGCCGCGGTGACCATTCCGTTCTACGCCAAGTTCCAGCCCAGCTCTTGGGACAAGGACGGCAATGGCGTCCCCGACGGGATCCAGGCGCCAAAAAAACAGGCGAACGGCGGCCTGATCGACTTCTACGCCGATGGCGGCGTGCGCTCCCGCCGCGAGGAGCACACGGCCCAGATCGCACCCGCCGGCGCATGGCGGGTTTGGGCCGAGCCAGAGACACAGGGTGAGGCGTACATCCCGCTGGCTGGAGCCAAGCGGGCCAGGTCCAAGCGGATCTTGGAAGAGGTCGCCCGCCGCTTCGGCGGGGAGGTCAGTTACCACGCCGACGGGGGCCTGTCGGGCTTCACCTACCGGCCGCAGACGCTGTACTCCCTCTCCGGAATTGCCAGCGATTCACAGGATAAAAAGGGGCACTTCAGCCTCGCCCTGTTCTTGAAGAAGCTGCACTCCTCGGTAGCGACGGCCAATCGATGGCGACGCGACCTCAACACAGTGGCTCGCCGCGCTGGCCAGGACGTGGCCGACGCTCTGGCGGAGATGGGCGAGGAGGGCGTCTCGCTCACCCACAAGATGGCGACCGGCAGCTCACGCGACGTGCGGTCGATGGCAAAGGACCTGCGGGAACTGGCCAAAGCGTCCAAGGCGAGCCTCGGCGAGTACACCGGGCGGCTCCGCCAAGCGGTGAAGGACCAGACCGGCTTCGAGCAGGCCTTGGCAAAGCTCGCCGCCAGCGGTTTCGGCGACCTCGCCAAGCGCCTGGCCGAGCAGGGGGACCAGGACGCGGCCGACCTCGCCGCTCAGGCCGTGAAGGACAAGAAGAAGGCGAAGGCGGCGAACGACGCCGCACGCAGCGCCGGCAAAACCGTCCCCAGCGATGATCTGCCGGACCTCGTCGCGATCATCGGCGCGGTCAAGAGCAAGACGACCGGCCTGCATGCGGTGGCCGACGCGACAGGGCTCGACGAAGACCACATCATCAAGATCGCCAACTTGGGCCTCTCCCGACTCAAAAGCGCGCTGGGGGCGAAGGGCGCCAAGTTCTTCTCCGACCTGAGCCGCGCGAACAAGGGCTTGTCGTACGCGAACGGTGGCATCCTCACGCCCGGTCTCTACGCAACCTCTGACGGCCTGATCAAGTTCGCCGAACCGGAGACACAGGGTGAGGCGTTCATCCCGCTCGGCGCTGCCAAGCGCAGCAGCGCCCTGTCCGTCCTCAACGACGTCGCCACGCGCTTCGGAATGCGCCTGGCCAGCGGAGCCGCCCCACCTTCCCTGCGGCTCGTCGACGCCCGGCCGCCGACCGCCATCAAGGTCACTGTCGTCCAGCAACAGCCGAAGGCCCTCGTGGAGAACATGCCGATCACCGTCCAAGGCCGCGACAGCTCGCCGCAGGAGCTGTCCAGGGAGATCATGCGCCGCCTGCGGAACGCCCAGCGTGGAGGGCGGATCTGATGCTCCCCCTCAGCGAATGGCAGATCGACTTCGGCGGCGTCCTCATCGGCCACAAGACGGTCGTGTCCATCTCCGACGTCGAAGGACTCGGGGCTGCCGAGCTGCGCACGCAGGACGTCCTGAACCCTGTCGACGACGGCGCGTTTCCCGGAGTCGATCTCTACGCGCCGCGCACGGTGCGGATCGAAGCGGGAATCCGGACCGCGGGCGATCCGGCCGCCGCCCTGGACAAGCTCGCCGAGATAGAGGCTGTCGCTGCGAACCCATCGATCCGTCGCACCGCCGGCGCGCTCGCACAACTACGACTGCGCTGGCCTGGACGTGGCACGAAGGTCCTCTTCGGCCGCATTCGACGCGCCGAAGCGGTTTCCACCTCCCAGGCCATCCACGGCTGGATACCCCTGGACCTGGAGTTCACCGCCCTCGACCCGCGCCTGCACGACGACGAGGTGTCCAGCGTCACGCTGCCTCTGGACATCTCCAACACCACCGAAGGTTTCACGGCCCCGATCGTCGCCCCCATCACCACCGGCATCGCCACCCCGGAGACCAGACCGGGCTGGGTGATCAACGACGGCACCACCGGTGCGTGGCCGACCATCCGGATCTCCGGACCGGTCACCAACCCGCGCATCCTGCACGTCGACTCCGGGCGGGTCCTGAACCTCGACGTCACTCTCGGGGTCGGCGAGCGCATCGACATCGAGACCCGGCCCGGCACGCGGTGGGTCCTGCGCAACGGCAGCGGCAACGCCGCCTCGGCCCTATCGGGCGCATCGCGCCTGGACCTCTTCCAGATCCCGCCGGGTCGCAGTGAGATCCGCTGGACGGCCACCGACTACACCAACACCACCCGCCTGACCGTCTCGTGGCGGTCGGCGTGGACTGCCCTGTAAGAAGGAGGACCCTGCTGTGACGCTCGTCCAGCCGCCCATGCTCACTCACGGCGGCACACACCCCGCCCGCGCCTTCCGGATGATGGTCAGAGACCTCGCCCGCGGTAGCCAGGGCGTGACCGAGGCCAACGACCTCAAGGTCCGGCAGCTCTCCACGCCGGGCTCCGGCGTACGAGTCGGAGACGGTTCCTCCGTCATACGCGGTGCTTCGTGGGGGCAGGGGTCGTACACGCAGTACAACGTTGGCGACGCCATCGTGCCGGTAGCGCCGACCGGGGCCTCCGGCCGTTCCGACCTGCTGATCCAGCGCATCGAGGACCCCGAGTACGAGGGAAACCGCGACCCGGCCAAGGACGACATCGGCTACTTCCAGGTGATCCCCAACGTGTCGGCGACCGCCACGGCGGTGCCAGCGGGGATGACGGCCATTCCCCTGGCCCGCCTCGACATCCCGTCCAACACCGCAACCATCACGGACGCGATGATCAAGGACCTGCGGAAGATCGCCAACCCGCGTCGGGAACGCCGCCTCTACACGGCGTTTCCGGGCAGCTTGTCGACCCTCGTCTACCAGGACAACAAGTGGCACACATGGCCCGCTGCTGCGCGCTGGACCGTCCCCGTGCCCGCCTGGGCGGTCAACCTAAAGGCGGTCACGACCTTCGCGGGCCTGCGTATGTCCGACGCGGATGTCTTCGCTTCGATGCAGCAGGTCATCGGCACCGTGCAGGGCCAGAACACGGTCATCGACGACGACCAGGGCAAAAACACCCGACGATCCACCATCGTCCTGGCCGACAACATCGGCATCACGCCGGCCATGCGCGGCACCAACCAGACGCTGTACGTGCAGACCTACATGTCCAAGAGAGAGACCGGCAATCTCGGCGTGGACGGATCCACCTGCATTGTCTGTGACGTGGAGTTCAACGAGGGCGTCATCTGACGATGGCGTACCGCTACCTGACCACGCACGCCCTCACCGGCGACACGCTGGCCTGGGACCTTCCGCTGACCGAGGTCGAGTTCGGCTCGGAACTGTGCGGGCCGGGCAACTTCACCGGCGTCATCGAGCCGAGGTTGGCCAATCTCACCCCTGCCCAGGTCGACCCGGGCACGACCCTGATCTTCGCCGAACGCGACCGCACCCTTCTGTGGGGCGGCATCATCTGGCGCGCGGAGCCAGAGGGCCAGAAGCTGCGGATCGAGGCCAGCGGATTCGGCTCGTATCTCACCAAGCGCATCGACCTTCACGGCAACTTGGACGGGCGTGGACCGTGGGTGAACGCTGACCCTTGCCGCGTAATCCGGGACGCTTGGGCGTACTGCCAAGCCCAGCCGGATGGGAACCTCCGCGTCGCGGTCGACGGGACGACGTCCAACGCCAAGGTCGGCACGCCTGCCGAGCCCTATTCCACGCCCTGGTGGGAGGCGCCGACGCTCAGCAAGGTCGTGGACGACATGGTGGCCGTAGCTGGCGGACCGGAGTGGACCGAGACCGTCGCCTGGTCGGGTGACACGCCGACGCAGCGCATCCGGATCGGGTGGCCCCGCCTGGGCACGCGTCGGCAGGACATCAGCTTCACTTCGGGCATCAACGTCACCTCGACGGTCCCCGTGGAATACGACGCCGACAGCTACGCCCAGGTCGTCATCGGCCTTGGCGCAGGCGAAGGCCGCTCTCGGCGCCGCGTCGTGGACGCAGCCCGGAACGGACGCCTGCGCCTGGAGCAGGTCCTCGAAGTTCCTACCGAGAAGGCCAACGATCGGCTCGCCGCCCGCACCCGCACCGAGCGCGTGAACCGGTCGGTCATCGGCGAAGTCACCGGCATAGTGCTCCGTGACCATCCGGCGGCCCGCATCGGAGCCTTCCAGATCGGCGACGACGTCCGTGTACGCCTGAATGACGAGTGGACCCAGTACGACGGCTGGTCACGCATCACTGGCTGGACTCTCAAGCCACCGGCCGGCGACGAGCCGGAGCAGG
Encoded proteins:
- a CDS encoding phage tail domain-containing protein → MLPLSEWQIDFGGVLIGHKTVVSISDVEGLGAAELRTQDVLNPVDDGAFPGVDLYAPRTVRIEAGIRTAGDPAAALDKLAEIEAVAANPSIRRTAGALAQLRLRWPGRGTKVLFGRIRRAEAVSTSQAIHGWIPLDLEFTALDPRLHDDEVSSVTLPLDISNTTEGFTAPIVAPITTGIATPETRPGWVINDGTTGAWPTIRISGPVTNPRILHVDSGRVLNLDVTLGVGERIDIETRPGTRWVLRNGSGNAASALSGASRLDLFQIPPGRSEIRWTATDYTNTTRLTVSWRSAWTAL
- a CDS encoding phage tail tape measure protein, which produces MAGAYTLYVQVQAGVTGLVGGLRTAAGQVTAFGGQVRRLDGDLNALAARSDRTRRAMATGFTVLGVAIGGAFVMGVRSAIELEKRMANVMTISKKINSTNISHFTDQIVELSTQLPQSADQLAEGLYQVVSTGFDGADAMTILRVAARGAAAGLTTTETSARALLGVLKAYGMDASQASDVMDVMFQTVNYGVVSFTELAQQLGDVVPMAAAAGVKFEDISSALAAVTLSGIPAAEGVTALNMLLTRMMKPTQELSNMIRGFGYESAAAALQQDGLYVVMQKVRNATGGSADQLVPLLRDIRAVRAALALSAADGENYAATYQGISQEVERAGATQKAYAIQMDTTAGQWSLFQNQAQALGIDMARVLLPALQGVGEYLNVLAGAINDLPGPVKSITGAVLALSAAALLAKAAFLRFGAQLTVFRTNLAAARAGGSALPAVLSGAGIAVAGLTALMAIGIGVYAAYSASKQKAKAATEELADALRKEREEGEQGAGLRTLTEQLTNSDDVKKLKDAGIDVATAIDAITSGGAKLKKLKDKLHLQKASTWKIGSYAPEPEWDAAKEVLDKQHKIWSNAVKQESQLAASMAIVNNKIKNNRREMRGAWDLTQSLPTDKNGKPQFTEQMEAMAKSLGSIVDPARAWKAAQDKVAEANRKAGRSADASKASLSDYVAELRKQLKAQREFQKNLGDLAAAGRLGLADHFSDLGPDSAPILDELVKQLKKGKGKVADELESIIRESSARSTPAFRAGLGQLPAISAKYGKKVAEAWADAAATNDPKKLARVMRDMTVADMETAAKKLPKAAAAQLEQGMGLLADVSARFGKEASTSLAQSFLKGDIGEIRSQLNALYGADLPIKAPDLTGVVGAFKAAGVQSNSEWSGMLSLIVAVAQQKGTAAASALTTALLSGDMAAVQAQLDFIGASVGRIPGTKTITVTVTKPAAVTIPFYAKFQPSSWDKDGNGVPDGIQAPKKQANGGLIDFYADGGVRSRREEHTAQIAPAGAWRVWAEPETQGEAYIPLAGAKRARSKRILEEVARRFGGEVSYHADGGLSGFTYRPQTLYSLSGIASDSQDKKGHFSLALFLKKLHSSVATANRWRRDLNTVARRAGQDVADALAEMGEEGVSLTHKMATGSSRDVRSMAKDLRELAKASKASLGEYTGRLRQAVKDQTGFEQALAKLAASGFGDLAKRLAEQGDQDAADLAAQAVKDKKKAKAANDAARSAGKTVPSDDLPDLVAIIGAVKSKTTGLHAVADATGLDEDHIIKIANLGLSRLKSALGAKGAKFFSDLSRANKGLSYANGGILTPGLYATSDGLIKFAEPETQGEAFIPLGAAKRSSALSVLNDVATRFGMRLASGAAPPSLRLVDARPPTAIKVTVVQQQPKALVENMPITVQGRDSSPQELSREIMRRLRNAQRGGRI